CAAACCCTCGGGACGGCGTGCGGGAGAAGGACTGTTCACGTACAAGCGGGCACCGACACCCGAGCAGATCACGCAAGTGATCGAGGTGAATACGCCGAATACCTGCTCTCTCTGTGGGTTCAGCGGTGAACTTCTATTCAAGCGGCAGGACAAAGTCTGGATCACCGAACTCGCTGCTGAGGGTGCTCAGCAGCTCACGGAATACCGCGTTCCGGTGATGGTGTGTCCGGCGTGTGGGAGCACGGTGCGCGGCGTGCATCCTAACCTGGCAGCGGATCAGTACGGATCGACGGCGCACCGATGTGGACCGCGCCTGAAGGCTAGCCTTCAGGTCCTGCATCATGAAGTCGGCCTCCCACAGCGCCGGTTGCCACGGGTGCTTGAGTTGACGACCGGAATTCGCATCACGCAGGGCGCAGTGACCCAGGGCGCACAGCGGCTGGCTGAGGATGCAGGCCCCCTGGCGACCCATGTTCAGACCCTGGAAGCGGATCTTCGCGCCGCTGCGTTTGTGCATCATGACGATACCGGTTGGCGGATCAGCGCTGGTCAAGCCTGGGTCAGTATCTTCCGTTCAGCCCAGACGGTGCTGTTCACGGCCAACCACCAGCACACCAACATCGAGCTTCGAAAGGTCCTGGGCGACGCGTTCCAGGGTGTACTGGTCTGCGACCGGTTTAAGGTCTACGACAGCAAGCTGCTTGATCAGGTAAAGCAACAGAAGTGTCTGGCACATCTCATCCGCAATGCGGATGAGGTCGCTGCCGGAGAACAGAAACGACCTGGTCGAGGGCACGAATACGGTCTTCGACTGGCTCAGGTGTTCCGCGACGGGATCAAGTTTCATCAACGCTTTCACGAGGGATGGTGTACTCGGGAAGAATA
The window above is part of the Deinococcus detaillensis genome. Proteins encoded here:
- a CDS encoding IS66 family transposase, which translates into the protein MAGTLREQDLLEIIDQQAQRFEHLEAENRALKAENARLKKRLEDLERKSRKYAAPHSRETRKADPKPSGRRAGEGLFTYKRAPTPEQITQVIEVNTPNTCSLCGFSGELLFKRQDKVWITELAAEGAQQLTEYRVPVMVCPACGSTVRGVHPNLAADQYGSTAHRCGPRLKASLQVLHHEVGLPQRRLPRVLELTTGIRITQGAVTQGAQRLAEDAGPLATHVQTLEADLRAAAFVHHDDTGWRISAGQAWVSIFRSAQTVLFTANHQHTNIELRKVLGDAFQGVLVCDRFKVYDSKLLDQVKQQKCLAHLIRNADEVAAGEQKRPGRGHEYGLRLAQVFRDGIKFHQRFHEGWCTREE